The Verrucomicrobiales bacterium genome has a window encoding:
- a CDS encoding VOC family protein, protein MNLSPSSHTDTLRATHIAETALYVNHLDRAIKFYGDLLSCPVLRRDERFCALRLSAAQVLLLFARGHSLKPTRLNDEAWIPDHDGAGPLHVCFGIQAGEVAGWEDKLSQLGIAIESRVGWPNGAASIYFRDLDNHLVELATPNLWH, encoded by the coding sequence ATGAACCTGTCACCCTCCTCCCATACCGATACCCTCAGGGCAACGCACATCGCGGAAACCGCGCTTTACGTGAACCATCTGGATCGCGCGATCAAGTTCTACGGGGATCTGCTGAGCTGTCCGGTACTTCGCCGTGATGAGCGGTTCTGTGCGCTTCGGCTCTCCGCAGCACAAGTTCTATTGCTGTTTGCGCGGGGTCATTCCCTGAAGCCGACGCGACTGAACGACGAGGCTTGGATCCCCGACCACGACGGCGCAGGGCCTTTGCATGTCTGCTTTGGAATCCAAGCCGGCGAGGTGGCCGGATGGGAGGACAAGCTGTCACAACTGGGCATCGCCATCGAAAGCCGTGTTGGCTGGCCAAATGGCGCCGCCAGCATTTACTTCCGAGATCTCGACAACCATTTGGTGGAGTTGGCCACACCGAACCTATGGCACTGA